Part of the Sorghum bicolor cultivar BTx623 chromosome 1, Sorghum_bicolor_NCBIv3, whole genome shotgun sequence genome, AATAAGGCCTAACAGAATCCCATGACTACAAACAGGTATGCTTCAGAAAAATTCCTTACATAACACAAATTCAATTTAAAGTCTGATGCACCACACATACTTAGATCCTGTAGAATTGAAAGAAATTGAAAGTGCAGCAGTTATTTCATCCATGGCATCATATGCTCTGTATGTGCACCGGAGCTGCAATTCCCAAAACAAATAATTAGAACCAGAATTACTCATTAGCCATACACGAAACACAAAAGGCAAGAACAACCAGTCTTACTTCCCCACTGGTGGCATCCCAAAGGTGTATCGGATGATCACGACTGGTGCTTGCAAATACACAGGTGGCTGGATCTGCAAAACAATAAAAATGCATCAAATTCACTAATTGATCATAAACGAAAAAGGAACATGAAAATCAAAGAAAGCAATTCATCACCCACCAGACAAGGACATACACGGGTACCAGCAGAAATCGTACACTGGTTCACCCTCGTTCACCTGAAGGAATGCGCCATAAGAATCTGCAGGGGGAAAGAGTTGCAACTAAAACAGCGGATTGGAAGTAGAGAAGAATTGAACCAACAGGGACAGCCAAAGGACAGGCTAAGCATTCAGTGCAAGCATTTACATGATACACTCACACAATCGCAACAGCAAACAACTCAAAACCAGAGACGCACCTTCACCTCCGACGGCGGCATCGGCAACGGGCTCCGCCGCACTGTACGCTTCCTCCGGCCTGTCCAACGGAAGAAGGAATCCCCCAGTTTTAGCCACTTGCAGCGCGCGCGAGAGAGCGTATCAGAAAAATGTAAGCGCGCGGCTTACAAGTAGAACAAGCGGAGGGAGTTATCGTCGGAGCTGGTGAGGAAGGAGGACCCGTCGGGCGACCACTTTACGCCCTTGAGGAAGTTCTCGCCGCCGCTGTTGCTGCCAGAGGAAGTGGCGGAGCGGAACTGGTGGGCGAAGTGGTAGAGCCGGCGAGGGGGGCGGTCGAAGTGGAGCTGGGGCCACGAGtactccgccgccgcctccattGCCGTAGCATCGCTCTCCGAGACACCCTGTggcgcctcctccgtctccgtaGCATCGCTCTCCGCGCCGcccggtggcgccgccgccgcttcctcCTGCGCCGCTGCCATCGCGCTCAGCTCTTCTCCGGCGAAGCAAAGCACCCGGCGGCCTGGGGCTGGGGTTTCGACGGGGTTTCTGGCTCGTTCCCGTTTGGGCCAGGACCAAGTGGAATCATAGTCAGGCAGGCCTGGCCCAAAGGAAGTCACAGGCCGGGCCCGCAACTGCATCGTGGGCTCGTGAGACTTGACGTATAGGGCCGGGCCCAACCCAACCCCAcgtgcacggcacggcacgcgaCTCACCTTCCGGCCAGCCGGCCAGGTAGTTGGAGTCGCGAGCCCACTGGTGGTTGCAGTGTTAGATCCGTCCGCAGCGAGGAGTGAATCCCACGGCACGCGCCATGTCCGAcgagtcgccgccgccgccagcgccgCCAGCGCAGGCGGACGAGAAGAGCCAGCCCGCCGAGCAGGCGGCAGGCAGCTGGGGCGGATGGGGCCTCTCCATCTTCTCAGAGATCTCCCGCAGCGTGAGTACTGAGTAGCACTCCGACCTGCCGGCTTCATACGCCATGCGcagatattttttttttctcggtgGGAAGTTCGGATTAGGGTTTCAATGAATTGACGTGGTGTGGTATGTCCCAGGCGGTGGAGGTTGCTAAGAGTGCCATCGCTGACATTCAGCAACCGCCGGAGCAGGAGACAGGACCCGGTACCGGTAGTGGCGAGAAGGATCAAGAGAAGGAaccggagggggagggggaggaggaggagcgacgCAAGGCGGCTCTGGACAAGCTAGAGAAGGCCAGCGAGGACTCAATCCTGGGCCAGGCAAGTACCTGTCTTGCTACTCTCTCAATATTGCTGTTTGCTGCTGTCTTTTTGGGTTTGGCAATGCCGGTGATAGTTTTTGGTGAATTGCTGCTTGCAATGTGTGTATATGTGTGTGTGGGTTTCTACAGGGGCTGAAGGCCTTTGATAGCTCGGTGGAAACCATCACCACTGGTACTTGGCAAGCTCTTGGGACCGCATGGAAGAGTGGCTCGCTATTTGTTCAAAAGTAATCCCTCATTTTATATCTACTTCAGTTTCTGCTGTTACAGCCCTTGTGGATTGAACAgaaagtttttagttcagtgatGACAGACGCATCCAGCCTAGATGACCTAGGAATCTAGGATTGCTTCCTCCCACTAGTAAATCCACCGAGTCTATTCTACTGTTGAAATTGTGGATCTAATTGACTACATCTTACATGTAAGAACatgaaatcaaaaactttttcttATATAAATGAAATGCCGCTAGCGCTAGTGTTATGATGCCATTTATTCCAGATTTCTAGTTACTTGTTGACAGATGAATACATTGGTATTCATGTATAACATGACATTTCATAGCTTTTTTTATGTATAAGATATAAGATAGCGATGAGATTCTGAAAACGTACTTTCCATCATAAATTTGTTGTTGCCTGTTATCAAGTAACTTTGTATGTCTTTTCTCAACTTCAAGCATCAACTATCAACAGGTTAACCTTTCTAATGTCTTATTAATGTTCAAGAGTTAGTAATGTGTTCATTAACATTAACCCTGCAAGTGTCTCTCCTTTACTTGGATAAGTAACACGTGTGCTTGGTATATTCATCTCTGACTATAACATGGTTACTTTCCTAGATTGGAAAATTCAGCTTCAAGCTTGGCTGAAACCATTCAGCAAGGAGAACTGCCTGCCAAAGCATCTGCGATAGCGCCAACCATTTTAGAGGTAACTAGGACTCAGTAATTGCATTGCCTCTACATATATGTGAAACGAATACCATTTTAATATTAAAGTTCAATAACCACAGACAGGGAAGTCATTTACAGCAAAAGGAATGGAAGTGCTTGAACGTGTTGGAAAGGAAACAATGGATTTTATTGTCGAAGAAactggtatggaagttgataaaGGTAATAACGGTGAAGGTGACCAGCAGACTGAAGAGGAACAGTTTGAAGAAGCCTCATTTGACAGATGCTTCTATATTTATGGAGGACCTGATCAATTAGAGGTGACGCTTTGTTTTCCCAAGGATATTATCTGTTTTGTCTGCAATATGCCCCTTTTTCTTCTCTTAGTTGGATGCAGTCTTTTTTTTCTGTGTAATAGGAGCTGGAAGCATTATCAAGCCACTATGCATTATTGTTTAATAGGAAAAAGGGAAAACTTAATACTGAGCAGAAAACATTATATGATGGAAAGCTTAAAGAAATACAACAGATTTTTAGTCTTAGCACCAATGTTGACGAAGATGGACCAGAATCTGACAAAGGGAAGAAGATTGAATCGGCTAACACTGATGCTGATGCTGAGATGAAGAAGCTATGTGAATCCAGTGTTAGCAAGGCTGCTAAGATGGCTGCAGGGTATGCGTATCCTTCACTCCCATGTGAATTCAAAACTAGTATGTTGGTACTTATATTTAGTTTTGTCAAGTATTGATGAAATTAATGAAATCGTGTCAATTTAGAGAGGCATTTTAGCATGTGGTTGACTAGATAGACAGCAACTTCTTAAGAAAATCCAATGTATACATGATAAAAGCAACATGGTTTAACTTTTTGTGATATATTGTCCACTCAAGTCGGTTCTAAAAGTATCTTCTCATTTAGACTTCATTTTTTGGCACTCTTTAAAAACATTTTTAAGAGTTGAGACCGTGATTATATCTATCACCTTTGCAGGTTCACCACTGCCTTGGGTGGGCTTTCTCCAAATGAGATTATCAAACGAACCACTAATAGGCTTGAGACCATTCATTCAGAGGGTGTTCATGTATGTACATACTATATAATGTGTCATTCTTTGCTTATAAATTTGATATTTCTTTGAGGCAAAAAACTCTTGCAGAGATTATCAGAGATGTGCTGCCTTGCAGTTTCTCAGCTTCTGGTGCTAGGAAAGTCAGTAATATCTTCTGCCAATAAATCAAAGAGTGAAGACGATGAAAATGATGTTAAGATTGATTGGCCTGAAGATCCCATTTCAAAAGCTAAAATAATCAGATGGAAGGTGCAATCCATCTCTGTGGATATGGAAAAGGTGTCTACTAGTTTTGCTACAGGTAATGGACCTCTCATGCCAAATTTATTACTCTATGTAGGAGGTGAATTTCAATCTTCACAAATACCAACTCATTTGTCTGTAGGTATCTCGGATGTTGCTGAAGCTTATGCTGCAGCTATGCAAAGTGCTCTCGCTGGCAAGCAGGATGACCTCCCAAATCAAAAGTCTTTGCAAGAGAAGGTTAAGTCCATATCCATCCATCTTAACTCCGATCAGACCAGTGCTGTCAGCAAGCTACAAGATGCTCTGCAGTACCTGGCCTACGTCGTCGTATGCGCTTCAATGCCAAGTGTGTAATTGTGGTGTGTTTCCTGTGCTGAGCATTGCCTCAATTGTTAGTCATTTATGTACATTTGCCTACGGGTTCCCTTCAGGGCTGCAGAATTAGGGCCTCTAGCTATCATCGTACCACATTAGGACGTGTTGGTTAGTTGTGATGGTTGTACTCCATTGCACTTGGAAAGTTGTTGCTCTCTCTGTTTTTCCTCTGAGAACAATGAATTACTGATGTTTAATATACATACAAGTGAACTGATGTGTTCAGTTTACAGCTGATGGCTTACTGCCCAGTCAGGTCTGCTTCGTGTTTTTGTGGCATTTCAGAAAAAATTATTATTCACTCGAAAGGTTCAGTCCACGCGGGGTTTGGTCCCTGCCGGTGTAAGATTGTGCTTGACTGCTTGTAGGTGGCCAAGCTGAGCGCTGAGGGCGAAAAACAGACAGCTTGGTATAGGCGCACATCTCACTCCAGACTTGTTTTCTCCTGCTGACGATGATTTTTAGAGCATTGCACTATGAATCATTTTCCGGAATACACAGCACCAGGACTTAGACCTTGTTTATATACCCGTACTAACAAATGCCCGTCACTGCTACAATAAAATACTAATTGAGTTATTTTCTCTTGAAAACAAAGGATGTTGTATCTTTTTTCAGGGATTCATTTTAGAGAATTGACATAAAAAACGACGTTCTCTCTGAAGATAAAGTAGAGATAGACATAACTTATCAAGTGAGATATTATTTTATCAAACTAGACTAAATTAAGGGCTCGTTTGGCACATCTCAACTTTACTAGTAaaactgtttttttagaaaatagcttcatgagtgactttctagatgaagctgagctgttttggagaaagtatttggcaaaatagcttcaccaactacttcatgcatagttgagagagagaaataagggagaagctgcaataagctactttttttcagcttcatctaacttatgtctttgtgagaggagaggaaaacagcttcacccataaagctgttttgaaaataagtgtttggcaaaaaaaaaacagctcacaacagctcaggaagctgttgtgagctgtaccaaacaggacCTAAATTCTAACTTCCCACATCCAAAAAGAAAACGCCTAGAGATATTACCTTGAACAGCGTTTTGAACATCCATTCAGAGCCCCTAAAGGCGTCCCCAACACTGCAAACCCCCAACATCCACATAACCACCGAGGCTCTATGTCATGCGTGTTAGTTGCTTCGCAGACGTGCAGAGTAGGGCGCCAATAGCCTTCTCTTACAAATCACAGAAATATTTAAACAAACCTGCATTGTGAGTTTGTGACAAACTAGTACGCGGTTGGGAAGAGGATGCTGAGTGAATAAAAAcgacatgcatatgcatgtttCAGATGAAAAACATCATCGTTTCCAAGGATAGAAGTCCAGTATCTTCATCTCATGCATGTTTAGATGGAGAGTAACTTTTTACCAAGGCCAGTAGAAACATACACCTTCGTTACTCGTTAGTGGTGTACTGGTGTTCTAAGATCAGCGCCAACGCACAGTGGCGGACCCAGGAATTGGGAGCAAGGTATGCCTATggtaaaaaaaatttggatgaaCAACACAAAATATTTAGATCTGCTTAGATAAA contains:
- the LOC8060505 gene encoding uncharacterized protein LOC8060505, whose amino-acid sequence is MSDESPPPPAPPAQADEKSQPAEQAAGSWGGWGLSIFSEISRSAVEVAKSAIADIQQPPEQETGPGTGSGEKDQEKEPEGEGEEEERRKAALDKLEKASEDSILGQGLKAFDSSVETITTGTWQALGTAWKSGSLFVQKLENSASSLAETIQQGELPAKASAIAPTILETGKSFTAKGMEVLERVGKETMDFIVEETGMEVDKGNNGEGDQQTEEEQFEEASFDRCFYIYGGPDQLEELEALSSHYALLFNRKKGKLNTEQKTLYDGKLKEIQQIFSLSTNVDEDGPESDKGKKIESANTDADAEMKKLCESSVSKAAKMAAGFTTALGGLSPNEIIKRTTNRLETIHSEGVHRLSEMCCLAVSQLLVLGKSVISSANKSKSEDDENDVKIDWPEDPISKAKIIRWKVQSISVDMEKVSTSFATGISDVAEAYAAAMQSALAGKQDDLPNQKSLQEKVKSISIHLNSDQTSAVSKLQDALQYLAYVVVCASMPSV